One window of Natrinema sp. SYSU A 869 genomic DNA carries:
- a CDS encoding universal stress protein encodes MYDDILVPTDGSESSMAAVDQAAAIAESRATTVHFLHVIDVGTEMSAGASGSIAPQLTETLEEEAESALDDAANRAEEARVNYDRTTREGNPHEVIEEYVAEHDIDLVVMGASGRSGLKERLLGSTSDRVLRTVDTSVLLARP; translated from the coding sequence GTGTACGATGACATTTTGGTGCCGACGGACGGGAGCGAATCAAGTATGGCGGCAGTCGATCAGGCCGCCGCGATAGCAGAGAGTAGAGCGACGACGGTTCACTTCCTCCACGTGATAGACGTGGGAACGGAAATGTCCGCAGGCGCGTCCGGGAGCATCGCACCCCAACTCACGGAGACGCTCGAGGAGGAAGCCGAATCCGCCCTCGATGACGCCGCGAACCGGGCCGAGGAGGCAAGGGTCAACTACGACCGAACTACTCGTGAGGGAAATCCGCACGAGGTGATCGAGGAATACGTCGCCGAACACGATATCGACCTCGTTGTTATGGGAGCGAGCGGTCGTTCTGGGTTGAAAGAACGTCTACTTGGCAGTACGTCTGATCGAGTCCTTCGTACAGTTGATACATCTGTATTGCTGGCGCGGCCTTGA
- a CDS encoding type IV secretion system DNA-binding domain-containing protein → MVFDRFFDRDKSGEATEETETKPATQATGDSGSGADSPPAPQSRLGETYDITEQKTSFVGGKQAITETAREGTVAGPFIREMFEVGVDTSSAPLWIGYDKDPQTGFREAPLRFDSLFRHVWITGTTGYGKTTALLNMMVQWAYAGHGFVYFDPKGRDSRELLRKLPEHRLEDVVWIEPGSTTHENTVGMNFLEVPECETTEELENEIENRVENLKAVFDTSDYWGINMEAITESMARAMMKSEKPFSIINMYFTLLNAERREDFALDVEDPYIREFCLEIANMEEETIRPLLKRIKSWVENSVIRRIIAHRESTIDFRDIIDNDRIVIVRTPVENTDIKKMVTLGVMRNLWSAIQHRSYERDMDPDPYFVLCDEFDDIASDNLDIESMLARARSMRLSVTLASQYPSQFDEDTLKAMQNNCDTLLAFSVNDVDDARLLMKRFQDYTAEDLISTDQYKAWTKLPLDGGRYSEPVLINSFPPYPPLRSIDAVGAVVEQSLERYGTEPLTDAEILQNLIYSDANAAANPTKILDETMAELLRTVQIQEGVRAENGWVNVTTVDEELSVRLEKTEPEINYAYEDLPDIRDASRLIEVELQNDEIVARLTDEGETLVQPETGTVGSAGGTSHDAVLMDTEVALTERGFSVNILEQDGSEQPDATATHPDHDGVFNIEAETTTPNRPAKVLQNLKRAHESDRIPIFVVRPGDPETEWASRVENILSEPLRERADGTELFYNCDEIVTFGGGATTHGGVTAVRPNTSDANRTVWTRDNDERVLSDGETEFTRVPDDGPLSKDDVPAYYSYDHESGQYTVHQPGETQTYDSKDEFETEWTPIKRPFLPDIDLPDANYSRDSYLILIHPTDGSPILFQQGDTQELPESPDYEELWPDAPSVEHSQTAESSPSAGERSSVEESVEIEPDSDGIEAFAAMYIREADGTQIPKATLFQAYSRWTDQHDIDRTNASWFGRKLANVVEYENDRIRDGDDLVTVYTGIDLTRDGSGLLE, encoded by the coding sequence ATGGTGTTTGATCGATTCTTTGACCGCGACAAGTCCGGAGAAGCAACGGAAGAGACGGAAACCAAGCCAGCGACACAAGCCACTGGTGACAGTGGCTCAGGGGCTGATTCACCACCAGCTCCCCAGTCCCGACTCGGCGAGACGTACGATATCACTGAGCAGAAAACTAGCTTCGTTGGAGGGAAGCAAGCTATCACTGAAACGGCTCGTGAGGGGACTGTCGCAGGACCGTTTATCCGCGAGATGTTCGAGGTAGGTGTCGATACCTCATCTGCACCGCTCTGGATCGGCTACGATAAGGATCCCCAAACTGGATTCCGTGAAGCACCACTTCGCTTTGACTCGCTCTTCCGCCATGTCTGGATTACGGGCACCACTGGCTATGGAAAAACCACAGCACTCCTGAATATGATGGTTCAGTGGGCGTACGCTGGCCACGGCTTCGTGTACTTCGATCCAAAGGGCCGTGACTCCCGTGAACTGCTTCGGAAGCTTCCCGAACACCGTCTCGAGGACGTGGTCTGGATCGAGCCCGGATCGACCACCCACGAGAACACGGTCGGGATGAATTTCCTCGAGGTTCCCGAGTGTGAGACGACCGAGGAACTCGAAAACGAGATCGAAAACCGGGTCGAGAACCTGAAAGCGGTCTTCGATACGTCTGACTACTGGGGCATCAATATGGAGGCGATCACCGAGTCGATGGCTCGGGCGATGATGAAATCCGAGAAACCGTTCTCCATTATCAATATGTACTTCACGTTGCTCAACGCCGAGCGACGCGAAGACTTCGCGCTCGATGTCGAGGATCCCTATATCAGAGAGTTCTGCCTCGAGATTGCGAATATGGAAGAAGAGACGATCCGGCCACTTCTGAAACGGATCAAGTCGTGGGTCGAGAACTCGGTAATTCGCCGAATCATCGCCCATCGCGAGAGTACCATCGACTTTCGGGACATCATCGACAACGACCGGATCGTTATTGTCCGAACGCCCGTCGAGAATACGGACATCAAGAAGATGGTCACGCTCGGCGTGATGCGTAATCTCTGGAGCGCCATTCAGCATCGGTCGTACGAACGTGACATGGATCCAGACCCCTATTTCGTCCTGTGTGACGAGTTCGACGACATCGCCAGTGACAATCTCGATATCGAGTCAATGCTGGCTCGTGCTCGGTCAATGCGACTGTCGGTGACGCTCGCTTCTCAATATCCCTCTCAGTTTGACGAGGACACGCTGAAAGCGATGCAGAACAACTGTGATACCCTCCTCGCCTTCTCGGTCAACGATGTCGACGACGCCCGACTCCTGATGAAACGCTTTCAGGACTACACGGCAGAGGACCTGATCTCGACTGATCAGTACAAGGCCTGGACGAAACTCCCGCTCGACGGTGGGCGGTACTCTGAACCGGTTCTCATCAACTCATTCCCGCCGTATCCACCGCTTCGATCGATTGATGCTGTTGGTGCTGTCGTTGAACAGAGTTTAGAGCGCTACGGGACTGAGCCATTGACGGATGCAGAAATCCTCCAAAATCTCATCTACAGCGACGCCAATGCGGCAGCTAATCCCACGAAGATACTCGACGAGACCATGGCAGAATTACTTCGAACGGTCCAAATTCAGGAGGGTGTGCGGGCAGAAAACGGCTGGGTCAATGTCACTACTGTCGACGAGGAACTTTCGGTCCGTCTCGAGAAGACCGAGCCTGAGATTAACTATGCATATGAAGACTTGCCGGACATCCGTGACGCATCGCGGTTGATTGAGGTTGAACTGCAGAATGACGAGATCGTTGCTCGTCTCACTGACGAGGGAGAAACACTGGTGCAGCCTGAGACAGGAACTGTCGGGTCGGCCGGTGGAACCAGCCATGATGCAGTGCTCATGGACACTGAGGTAGCGCTCACAGAGCGTGGATTCAGTGTCAATATCCTCGAGCAGGACGGGAGTGAGCAGCCCGACGCAACTGCGACTCATCCAGACCACGACGGTGTGTTCAACATTGAGGCTGAGACAACGACGCCGAATCGGCCTGCGAAGGTCCTGCAGAATCTCAAACGGGCTCACGAATCAGACCGAATCCCCATCTTCGTCGTCCGCCCTGGTGACCCTGAGACAGAGTGGGCGTCACGAGTCGAAAATATCCTGTCAGAACCGCTGCGTGAACGTGCAGATGGTACCGAGCTGTTCTACAACTGCGACGAGATCGTAACCTTCGGCGGTGGCGCAACAACTCACGGTGGCGTAACCGCCGTTCGTCCCAATACATCCGATGCGAATCGGACTGTCTGGACACGTGACAACGATGAGCGCGTGCTGTCGGACGGTGAGACAGAGTTCACCCGTGTACCGGATGATGGCCCGCTCTCGAAAGATGACGTGCCGGCCTACTACAGTTACGACCATGAATCCGGTCAGTACACCGTCCACCAACCTGGTGAGACACAGACGTACGACTCGAAAGACGAGTTCGAGACAGAATGGACGCCGATCAAGCGGCCGTTCCTCCCTGACATTGACCTGCCAGACGCGAACTATTCGCGCGACAGCTACCTCATCCTGATACATCCCACAGACGGGAGTCCCATACTCTTCCAGCAGGGCGACACACAGGAACTACCTGAATCACCGGACTATGAGGAGCTATGGCCGGATGCCCCTTCCGTTGAGCACTCCCAAACTGCGGAGTCGTCCCCGTCCGCAGGGGAACGATCATCAGTAGAGGAGTCCGTGGAAATCGAACCAGATAGTGACGGCATTGAGGCGTTCGCAGCGATGTACATCAGGGAGGCTGATGGTACGCAGATACCGAAGGCAACACTGTTTCAGGCGTACTCGAGATGGACTGATCAGCACGACATTGACAGGACAAACGCGAGCTGGTTCGGTCGGAAGCTTGCGAACGTTGTCGAGTATGAGAATGACCGTATCAGAGACGGCGACGATCTGGTGACTGTCTACACTGGTATCGACCTAACCAGAGACGGATCAGGGCTCCTTGAATGA
- a CDS encoding inorganic phosphate transporter, which translates to MDSVLFPLGILAAAFVGFNIGGSSTGVAWGPSVGANIISKSMAALVMVFFAFLGGWTVGRNVTETLGSELVQQTAFSIEASIIVLLYIGIGMLVANIYGVPISTSMTAVGAIAGLGFATDSLNWSAIGEIVAWWLIAPIIGFWCGGVVGRYLYPYLNQFFEIQQSDGPLVTIDTTSTVPTVALGPGTSPRELVSTVIAFVIACYMSFSAGASNVANAVAPLVGGGIINPDWAVVLGALAIGLGAFTIARRTMESVGNGLTELPLLAATVVMVIAASITTFASLLGNPISLALSTVMTIVGLGWGRASRTTTAIDLARGKVKGSVSVNAVMIEETDEVVRIGEESNENHRAAGELFDPAAVVKYVIFWIISPSVATFFSYLTFKFLPITMT; encoded by the coding sequence ATGGATTCCGTGTTGTTTCCTTTGGGAATTCTAGCCGCAGCGTTCGTGGGATTTAATATCGGCGGCTCGTCGACTGGCGTCGCGTGGGGACCTTCTGTCGGAGCAAATATTATCAGCAAATCGATGGCCGCATTAGTGATGGTGTTTTTCGCCTTTTTAGGCGGGTGGACGGTAGGTCGCAACGTAACTGAAACGCTCGGAAGCGAACTCGTCCAACAGACCGCGTTCTCCATCGAAGCGAGTATCATCGTGTTATTGTATATCGGTATCGGGATGTTAGTCGCCAATATCTATGGTGTCCCAATTTCGACCTCGATGACTGCTGTCGGTGCGATTGCAGGACTAGGGTTCGCCACGGATTCGCTTAACTGGTCAGCAATCGGTGAGATTGTCGCCTGGTGGCTCATTGCTCCCATTATCGGCTTTTGGTGTGGGGGTGTCGTTGGTCGGTATCTCTATCCGTACTTGAACCAATTTTTCGAGATCCAGCAGTCTGACGGGCCGCTCGTCACGATAGATACGACCAGTACGGTACCGACAGTGGCGCTCGGTCCGGGAACGTCGCCTCGTGAACTTGTTAGTACAGTTATCGCGTTCGTTATCGCCTGTTATATGTCATTCAGCGCGGGGGCGAGCAACGTAGCGAACGCGGTGGCACCGTTAGTCGGTGGAGGTATCATCAACCCTGATTGGGCAGTCGTTCTTGGGGCGCTGGCTATCGGGTTAGGGGCGTTCACGATCGCACGGCGGACCATGGAATCAGTGGGCAACGGGTTAACTGAACTTCCGCTGTTAGCTGCCACCGTCGTGATGGTCATCGCCGCTAGTATTACGACGTTCGCCTCATTGCTCGGTAATCCGATCAGTCTGGCCCTCTCGACCGTGATGACCATTGTCGGACTAGGTTGGGGACGCGCGTCGCGGACCACAACTGCTATCGACCTAGCTAGAGGAAAGGTCAAAGGTAGTGTTTCGGTCAATGCAGTGATGATAGAGGAGACGGATGAAGTAGTACGAATTGGTGAGGAGAGCAACGAAAACCACCGGGCAGCGGGAGAACTATTTGACCCAGCGGCTGTAGTGAAGTACGTCATCTTCTGGATCATTAGTCCGTCTGTCGCGACCTTCTTCTCGTACCTGACTTTCAAATTCTTGCCGATAACTATGACTTAG
- a CDS encoding lamin tail domain-containing protein — translation MVRRKLLTAVMVVALVATGMTASAGAVTTPSVETTTSISESTTVTVTNVVDGDTIDIEYQNGSTDTVRLLGVDTPETYGSVSPGEFEGVPDTQAGRECLQAAGENASAYATDQLAGQTVTLQFDSQADRRGDYGRLLAYVQVDGSNFNYGLVERGHARVYDSTFSQSDSFYSAESAAQSAERNAWSCRTPNDDGSGDDGSSGGDASALTIDWVNAEASSLNDERVKITNTGSSSVDLDGFTLADEAGYSHTFAEFTLGAGDSVYVHTGSGTNDADDRYMGYGTEIWNDDGDTATVQTAAGTTVDQLAY, via the coding sequence GTGGTTCGACGTAAACTCCTGACAGCGGTCATGGTCGTAGCGCTCGTTGCAACTGGGATGACGGCCTCGGCGGGGGCAGTCACGACGCCGTCGGTCGAGACGACGACCTCGATCAGCGAGTCGACGACGGTGACGGTGACGAACGTCGTCGACGGCGACACAATCGACATCGAATACCAGAACGGGTCGACCGATACCGTTCGACTACTGGGTGTCGACACGCCGGAAACGTACGGGTCGGTCTCGCCCGGCGAATTCGAGGGCGTGCCGGACACGCAGGCGGGCCGTGAGTGCCTGCAAGCCGCGGGTGAGAACGCGAGTGCGTACGCGACTGACCAACTCGCTGGCCAAACGGTCACGCTGCAATTCGACAGCCAGGCGGACCGACGCGGTGACTACGGCCGTCTGCTCGCGTACGTACAGGTCGACGGTTCGAACTTCAACTACGGTCTCGTGGAGCGGGGCCACGCCCGGGTCTACGACAGTACGTTCTCCCAAAGCGATTCGTTCTACAGCGCCGAATCGGCGGCTCAGTCCGCCGAGCGAAACGCCTGGTCGTGTCGGACGCCGAACGACGACGGCTCTGGCGATGACGGGTCGTCGGGTGGGGACGCAAGTGCGCTCACTATCGATTGGGTCAACGCGGAAGCGAGTTCCCTCAACGATGAGCGTGTGAAGATCACCAACACCGGCAGTAGTTCGGTCGACCTCGACGGGTTCACGCTCGCCGACGAGGCGGGTTATAGCCACACGTTTGCAGAGTTCACGCTCGGCGCTGGTGACTCGGTGTACGTCCACACTGGTAGTGGGACCAACGACGCCGACGACCGCTACATGGGCTACGGGACCGAAATCTGGAACGACGACGGTGACACGGCGACGGTGCAGACGGCAGCCGGGACGACCGTCGACCAACTCGCGTACTAA
- a CDS encoding Lrp/AsnC family transcriptional regulator, which yields MNYRLDDIDRRIIYAVMDDARNISAPTIAEEVNVSPGTIRNRISNMEEHGIITGYHANVDFEQADGRLTNLYMCNAPVSEREMIARQAQVINGVINVRELMTGRRNLHVLAVGENTSDLRRIARSLSDLGLEIEDEVLVQNETRHAYAPFGSDEDTHHERITDFISLTGDAEVAEITANPEAPIAGVTLEQAVRKEILDEDTLVIAIERGDTVLTPHGNTEIRADDVVTVFSRGGIGESTIEAFRSEANSAQ from the coding sequence ATGAACTACCGTCTCGACGATATTGATCGGCGGATTATCTACGCGGTGATGGACGATGCCCGAAACATCTCGGCGCCAACGATCGCCGAGGAAGTGAACGTTTCGCCAGGAACGATCAGGAATCGGATTTCGAACATGGAAGAACACGGGATCATCACTGGTTACCATGCCAATGTGGATTTCGAGCAGGCAGACGGACGCCTGACGAACTTGTACATGTGCAACGCACCGGTTTCCGAGCGGGAAATGATCGCCCGACAGGCTCAGGTAATCAACGGCGTGATCAACGTTCGGGAACTGATGACTGGGCGCCGGAACCTCCACGTGCTCGCGGTCGGAGAGAACACGAGTGATCTTCGGCGTATTGCCCGGTCACTCTCGGACCTCGGTCTGGAAATCGAGGACGAGGTGCTCGTCCAGAATGAAACCCGGCATGCGTACGCGCCTTTCGGTTCCGACGAGGACACTCACCACGAACGTATCACGGACTTTATCAGCCTCACCGGTGACGCCGAAGTCGCCGAGATCACCGCTAATCCCGAAGCCCCGATTGCCGGGGTGACCTTGGAACAGGCTGTCCGAAAGGAAATCCTCGACGAAGACACTCTTGTGATCGCGATCGAGAGGGGAGACACCGTACTGACTCCGCACGGTAACACCGAGATTCGAGCCGATGACGTCGTTACTGTCTTCTCGAGAGGTGGTATTGGTGAAAGTACTATCGAAGCGTTCCGTAGCGAAGCCAATTCAGCGCAGTAG
- a CDS encoding S8 family serine peptidase has translation MIDASDISERTRERIDIVHDLPELDLVVGYVAPELVETSATFRDSRSSFGPEIRTRVTGTFDVSGEDLYELQWDKQSQSVRECHEETRGDGVTIGIVGTGVIDNHPDLASALNGGRSRNVTEDAGDHTPIGGRSHATHVTGIIAGTGRDGGVTGVAPGVEVRDYRVTTRHGVLAGDLLAALAYAVEDGCDVVNVSQNWYPYTPESDHDVLLDALQRVAARAETEGTIVVCSAGNDAKRLSPEAPPFALPTNVESFVTVSATAPAGYNWPATSSNEAVGGYSVDPSSAIDEPAYTPTTYTNYGRETVTVSAPGGEIDETALNRHPGARYDGILSTTFSYRPNSSSEKRVPEYGWADGTSLAAPQVTGALALLRSKNPALGPEAARLRLRETAREIDPLQYRGAGHLDLKSLLSVQ, from the coding sequence GTGATCGACGCGAGCGACATCTCCGAACGGACCCGGGAACGAATCGATATCGTTCACGACCTCCCAGAACTCGACCTCGTCGTTGGTTACGTGGCTCCCGAACTGGTCGAGACCTCCGCTACGTTCAGAGATAGCAGGTCGTCTTTCGGCCCTGAGATACGCACGCGCGTCACGGGAACTTTCGACGTCTCCGGAGAGGATCTCTACGAACTCCAGTGGGACAAGCAGTCCCAGTCCGTCCGAGAGTGCCACGAAGAGACGCGTGGAGACGGCGTCACCATCGGTATCGTCGGAACGGGAGTCATCGATAACCATCCGGATCTCGCTTCCGCTCTGAACGGTGGGAGATCGCGAAACGTGACGGAAGACGCCGGGGATCACACACCGATCGGAGGTCGTTCGCACGCGACGCACGTCACAGGGATCATCGCTGGTACCGGGCGAGACGGTGGCGTCACGGGCGTCGCTCCTGGTGTGGAGGTGCGGGACTATCGTGTCACCACTCGACATGGCGTCCTCGCAGGGGACCTCCTCGCTGCGCTCGCATACGCCGTCGAAGACGGCTGCGACGTCGTCAACGTGAGCCAGAACTGGTACCCGTACACGCCTGAGTCGGACCATGACGTCCTTCTGGACGCACTACAGAGGGTCGCTGCACGCGCTGAAACGGAGGGGACGATCGTCGTCTGCTCGGCGGGGAACGACGCCAAGCGGCTGTCGCCCGAGGCACCTCCGTTCGCTCTCCCCACCAACGTGGAGTCGTTCGTCACCGTCAGCGCGACAGCGCCTGCGGGATACAATTGGCCAGCAACATCCTCGAACGAGGCTGTCGGAGGCTATTCGGTCGATCCATCCTCTGCGATCGACGAACCGGCATACACTCCAACGACATACACGAACTACGGGCGGGAAACCGTGACTGTCAGCGCCCCGGGCGGCGAGATCGACGAAACCGCTCTCAACCGTCACCCTGGCGCACGGTACGACGGTATTCTCAGCACGACGTTCTCGTACCGACCGAACAGCTCGTCGGAAAAGCGCGTCCCGGAGTACGGTTGGGCAGACGGGACAAGTCTCGCTGCGCCCCAGGTCACAGGTGCCCTTGCGCTCCTCCGGAGCAAGAACCCTGCGCTCGGTCCCGAGGCGGCTCGCCTCCGTCTACGAGAGACTGCAAGGGAGATCGACCCCTTGCAGTACCGGGGCGCCGGACACCTCGATCTCAAATCGTTGCTTTCGGTTCAGTAG
- a CDS encoding PemK-like protein has protein sequence MTAFDELERGDIIWGTDPLSDKGRPMLVLGTPRFPNHGIQLITVLISTKAYHEESLTLRDDDYDGDPLGERSHVLPWSLATLNSAVEVKLYMTSLTDERTADVAAQSIGYISS, from the coding sequence GTGACGGCGTTCGATGAACTGGAACGCGGCGATATCATTTGGGGGACCGATCCGCTTTCAGATAAAGGTCGTCCAATGCTCGTTCTGGGAACACCCCGGTTCCCGAACCACGGCATACAGCTCATCACCGTCCTGATATCCACGAAGGCGTATCACGAGGAATCACTCACGCTCCGCGACGACGACTATGATGGCGATCCACTCGGGGAACGGAGTCACGTGCTTCCGTGGTCTCTCGCGACTCTCAATAGTGCTGTAGAAGTGAAACTCTATATGACCTCCCTCACCGACGAACGTACCGCGGACGTAGCAGCGCAATCGATCGGCTACATCTCCTCCTAA
- a CDS encoding UPF0175 family protein, translating into MATDRHNSHADHTEELATMIGLYVLGEISLGKAAERADVTRWEMTEILTEAGVEVRLGPQTMDDLENEVETALDIE; encoded by the coding sequence ATGGCAACTGATCGCCACAATTCCCATGCCGATCACACCGAGGAGCTCGCGACCATGATCGGGCTCTACGTGCTCGGTGAAATCTCCCTTGGGAAGGCTGCAGAGCGGGCTGACGTCACCCGCTGGGAGATGACAGAGATTCTTACTGAGGCCGGTGTTGAGGTTCGCCTTGGGCCCCAGACCATGGACGATCTCGAGAATGAGGTCGAGACAGCACTCGACATCGAATGA
- a CDS encoding hemolysin family protein: protein MNLLEIGGRLVAGLFLILTNGFFVAIEFALTRARQFTEEEFVGGDPALERAWEMTDNLELYLTTCQVGITASSIAVGIVAEPALAAIFEPLFANTMLATIGSGAILAFLIINLVHLTHGEQTPTYLGVERSRMVCRYGATPLYWFHWLISPVITLGDGIAKLTLKLFGIEMTGAWLETEEDVIESRADLRNRLGSILEEGDLSEERRDEVMNAFQIGEQSVSELMVPPNEIVALSTENDTETNFRKMEERPQTRYPLVGEDLTDFRGIVYTPILVRHREKLADGTVDFGELAAPPMTFSPDIDVSDAVDQFQTENQELALVIEDGEEQSSSSSRTQSDDGEVVGLVTVTDLLEAVMGDIEDPLDQGQLETADR from the coding sequence ATGAATTTACTCGAAATCGGAGGCCGCTTGGTCGCTGGCCTCTTCCTGATCCTCACAAATGGATTTTTCGTCGCCATTGAGTTCGCGTTGACTCGTGCTCGACAGTTCACCGAAGAGGAGTTCGTCGGTGGTGATCCTGCCCTTGAGCGGGCGTGGGAGATGACCGATAATCTTGAACTCTATCTCACCACGTGTCAGGTCGGGATTACGGCCTCAAGTATCGCCGTTGGAATAGTCGCCGAACCCGCACTAGCGGCCATTTTCGAGCCGCTCTTCGCAAATACGATGTTAGCCACGATCGGAAGCGGCGCAATCCTCGCCTTCCTCATTATCAACCTCGTCCATCTGACCCACGGTGAACAGACGCCGACGTATCTCGGCGTCGAACGATCACGGATGGTCTGTCGGTACGGGGCAACACCGTTATATTGGTTCCATTGGCTTATCTCGCCGGTCATTACGCTCGGCGATGGTATTGCGAAACTGACGCTCAAACTCTTCGGCATCGAGATGACCGGTGCCTGGCTTGAAACCGAAGAGGATGTTATCGAGTCTCGTGCGGACCTCCGGAACCGACTCGGCTCGATCCTCGAAGAAGGTGACCTCTCCGAGGAACGCCGCGACGAGGTGATGAACGCGTTCCAGATCGGCGAACAGTCCGTCAGCGAGCTGATGGTGCCACCGAACGAGATCGTTGCACTGTCGACCGAGAACGACACTGAAACCAACTTCAGGAAGATGGAAGAACGTCCCCAGACTCGGTATCCACTGGTCGGCGAGGATCTAACCGATTTTCGTGGTATCGTCTATACGCCAATCCTCGTCAGGCACCGTGAGAAACTGGCCGACGGCACTGTCGACTTCGGCGAACTGGCAGCGCCGCCGATGACGTTCTCTCCCGACATAGACGTTAGTGACGCAGTCGACCAGTTTCAGACAGAAAATCAGGAACTCGCGCTGGTAATTGAAGACGGCGAGGAACAAAGTTCCTCGAGCAGTCGGACGCAGTCCGACGACGGCGAGGTCGTCGGACTCGTCACGGTAACCGATCTACTCGAGGCAGTGATGGGAGATATCGAGGATCCGCTCGATCAGGGACAGCTCGAGACAGCAGACCGCTGA
- a CDS encoding helix-turn-helix domain-containing protein: MSSGTIDIDEFENADDDEFEDRNDTERIVLFLDENDDRAWKAATIAEQLELDTDAVSAILSRLKERGLVRHKRPYWAITDNEERLRAAYRLHQHHQTADEQYGEEHLEELKTDEMEEVR, encoded by the coding sequence ATGTCGAGCGGCACTATCGATATCGACGAGTTCGAGAACGCCGACGACGACGAATTTGAGGACCGAAATGACACCGAGCGGATCGTGCTGTTCCTCGACGAGAACGACGACCGGGCGTGGAAGGCGGCGACGATCGCTGAACAACTCGAACTGGATACGGACGCCGTCAGTGCGATCCTCTCGCGACTGAAGGAACGAGGTCTTGTGCGACACAAGCGACCGTACTGGGCGATCACAGACAACGAGGAACGGCTCCGAGCCGCCTACCGGCTTCATCAGCACCACCAGACTGCAGACGAACAGTACGGCGAGGAGCATCTTGAGGAGTTGAAAACTGACGAGATGGAGGAAGTGCGGTGA
- a CDS encoding ribbon-helix-helix domain-containing protein yields the protein MSEAESNNDDPEIERINLRISQSFREVVDETWRERGFNSRSEFIRYALRESVNHPEGAGFWKDLAISEAQFDDGESRSSEEIKAAYGSDDE from the coding sequence ATGTCTGAAGCTGAAAGCAACAACGATGATCCGGAGATCGAACGGATCAACCTTCGGATTTCCCAGTCATTCCGCGAAGTCGTCGATGAGACGTGGCGCGAGCGAGGCTTCAACAGTCGAAGTGAGTTTATTCGATACGCACTGCGAGAGTCAGTGAATCATCCGGAGGGTGCTGGGTTCTGGAAGGACCTTGCAATTAGTGAAGCACAGTTTGATGACGGTGAGAGCCGCTCGAGCGAGGAAATCAAAGCAGCATATGGGTCCGACGACGAGTGA